A genome region from Selenomonadales bacterium includes the following:
- the cas2 gene encoding CRISPR-associated endonuclease Cas2 yields MSDYRIMRILLFFDLPFDDAVAVKRYTRFRKLLIQSRYQMLQYSVYCKICPNKDTVKWHLDYLKKTSAARRLCHGADHNGKTISIDTAPCGKQNRTG; encoded by the coding sequence ATGAGTGACTACCGTATCATGCGTATCTTGCTCTTTTTCGATCTCCCGTTTGATGATGCCGTTGCCGTAAAACGATACACCAGATTCCGTAAGCTCTTGATCCAATCGAGATACCAGATGCTCCAATACTCCGTATATTGTAAAATATGTCCTAACAAAGACACCGTAAAATGGCATCTGGACTATCTAAAAAAAACATCTGCCGCAAGACGGCTCTGTCATGGTGCTGACCATAACGGAAAAACAATATCAATCGATACAGCACCTTGTGGGAAGCAAAACCGAACTGGATAA